The genomic segment GCGTGGGTGATCGTCCTCGTCCCGATCCTCGCCTTCTTCGTTCTGAAGGACGCCGAGGCCTTCGTCGGCGCGGTGACCGGGCTCGTCGTCGAGCCGCGCTACCGCCAGCGCTCGCTCCGGATCACCCAGGACCTCCATCACCTGCTCGGCGAGTACATGCGCGCGCTGGTTCTCCTGTCGCTGCTCACCTTCGTCGCCTGGTCCCTGGTCTTCCTGGTCGCGGGCGTCCCCTACCCGCTCATCCTGGCGGCCCTCGGCGGCGCGCTCGAGGTCATCCCGCTGGTCGGCCCGGTCGTCGCCGGCATCATCGTCGTCAGCGTCGCGATGTTCACGGGCTACGGCCACACGCTGGCGCTCGTGGTCTTCATCGTGGCATGGCGGCTCGTGCAGGACTACGTGTCGAGCCCGCTCGTGATGGGCCGTGGCATCGAGATCCATCCGGGCCTCGTCATCTTCGGCGTCATCGCGGGCGGCGAGCTCGCGGGGCCGGCCGGCATGTTCCTCTCCGTGCCGGTGATGGCGATGCTCCGGATCGTCTGGCACCACGCGCGGGACGCGCGGCGCACGCCCGACGACGCGGACGACGGCGGATGAGGCCGGACTTCACCTCGGCCGGCCGGCGCGCCGCCACGCGTCACCGAGGGACCACAAGGAGAGGACGAGCAGCGCGCACAGGGGCGCGATCAGCGCCGCGGAGGGCCGGGCCAGCGCGCGGAGGTCAGTCGGCGCGGCGCGTCCGAGAAGCCAGGTGAGGAGGAGCCCCGCCGCCAGGAAGGCGACCCCCTTCACGGGCTCGCGATTGTAGAGCTGCCCGAGGCCGGGGAAGATTCCCGAGAGGACGAGCGCGACGGTCTTCCGGCGGCGCGCGTCGGTCCCGCTCATTCGGCGTCCGCGCGGCCCATCGCGGGCGAGCTTATGCCGCCGCGCCCGCGGTTGGCA from the Candidatus Methylomirabilota bacterium genome contains:
- a CDS encoding AI-2E family transporter, translated to AWVIVLVPILAFFVLKDAEAFVGAVTGLVVEPRYRQRSLRITQDLHHLLGEYMRALVLLSLLTFVAWSLVFLVAGVPYPLILAALGGALEVIPLVGPVVAGIIVVSVAMFTGYGHTLALVVFIVAWRLVQDYVSSPLVMGRGIEIHPGLVIFGVIAGGELAGPAGMFLSVPVMAMLRIVWHHARDARRTPDDADDGG